From Jeotgalibaca dankookensis, one genomic window encodes:
- a CDS encoding YpmS family protein: MRKNILKGNSFWKWAFFILLLINIIVFGYIINLFFGSRTSTEADISSNRSNKIETVKQEEQIEATISLNGQELQLLLQTILEMEADQQQVPNILITDSIILTGEIELLGFPLEYFIEAEPFTTNNGNLQLKVAKVNMGSLSLPIEQSLEIIQGFFNPSIPVEVNASEHFLVILLSEIKTDYFEGIELKKIDKEKQEYTFNISIASKNLLQ, from the coding sequence ATGAGAAAAAATATATTAAAAGGAAATTCTTTTTGGAAATGGGCTTTCTTTATTTTATTGCTCATAAACATCATTGTGTTTGGTTATATCATTAATTTATTTTTTGGATCTAGAACATCAACGGAGGCGGATATCTCTTCTAATCGTTCGAATAAAATAGAAACGGTTAAACAAGAAGAGCAAATTGAAGCGACCATTAGTTTAAATGGTCAAGAATTACAACTGTTACTTCAAACCATTTTAGAAATGGAAGCAGATCAGCAACAAGTCCCTAATATTTTAATTACTGATTCAATTATATTAACGGGTGAGATAGAGTTATTAGGGTTTCCATTAGAATATTTTATTGAGGCTGAGCCTTTTACTACTAATAATGGTAATTTGCAGCTAAAAGTAGCAAAGGTAAACATGGGTTCCTTATCCCTACCAATTGAACAATCATTAGAAATTATCCAAGGTTTTTTTAACCCATCTATACCTGTAGAAGTAAATGCAAGTGAACATTTCCTTGTAATCTTGTTAAGTGAAATAAAAACCGATTACTTTGAAGGGATTGAACTTAAAAAAATTGATAAAGAAAAACAAGAGTACACATTTAATATCAGCATTGCAAGCAAAAATTTGCTACAATAG
- the deoD gene encoding purine-nucleoside phosphorylase: MSVHIAAKPGEIAETVLLPGDPLRAKYIAETYLEDVVQYNSVRNMFGYTGTYNGKRISVQGTGMGLPSIMIYANELITEYGVKNLIRVGSAGSIQKDVHIRDIVLAQGATTDSSVVANIFQNQVNFAPLASFNLLKNAHDLAKERDLTVHVGNVLSSDRFYNAELDKNKLADYGVLAIEMEATGLYMLAAQHQVNALAILTISDHILTGEETTSEEREKTFDDMMLIALDSVLK, encoded by the coding sequence ATGAGTGTACATATTGCAGCGAAACCAGGAGAAATTGCAGAAACAGTTTTATTACCAGGAGATCCTTTACGTGCCAAATATATAGCAGAAACTTATTTGGAAGATGTTGTACAATACAATTCTGTCAGAAATATGTTTGGATATACAGGAACTTATAACGGTAAGCGTATTTCTGTTCAAGGGACAGGTATGGGCTTACCATCTATCATGATATATGCAAATGAGTTAATCACGGAATATGGGGTTAAAAACTTAATTCGCGTCGGTTCAGCTGGAAGTATACAAAAAGATGTTCATATTCGTGACATTGTCCTTGCTCAAGGTGCAACGACTGACTCAAGTGTTGTAGCAAACATATTCCAAAACCAAGTGAACTTTGCACCATTAGCCAGCTTCAACCTTTTAAAAAATGCTCATGATCTTGCGAAAGAACGAGATTTAACGGTTCATGTTGGGAACGTCTTGTCATCCGATCGTTTTTATAACGCAGAACTTGATAAAAATAAATTAGCTGATTATGGTGTTTTAGCAATTGAAATGGAAGCAACCGGTTTATATATGTTAGCTGCCCAACATCAGGTTAATGCCTTAGCAATTTTAACGATTAGTGACCATATTTTAACTGGTGAAGAAACAACCTCTGAAGAACGTGAAAAAACATTTGATGACATGATGCTAATAGCATTAGACAGCGTTTTAAAGTAG
- the trhA gene encoding PAQR family membrane homeostasis protein TrhA has protein sequence MFNHSLSNNREKIIIEIWNAVTHGIGTILSTIALFFLVKKGINSGSTVHLVAYLVYGLSMILLFLASTLYHSFNFTRFRTIFQYVDHAAIYFLIAGSYTPFALIALEGVQAQILLLAVWGIALLGVILKIFFVGRFNKISTVLYLCMGWLAIFLIKPISLHLGTPGLILLILGGLAYSLGTIFYSKNHLAYMHVIWHLFVLAGAAFHYFTILLYV, from the coding sequence ATGTTTAATCATTCATTGAGTAATAATCGAGAAAAAATCATTATTGAAATTTGGAACGCCGTTACCCATGGAATTGGAACGATTCTGAGTACAATTGCGCTGTTTTTTCTCGTTAAGAAGGGAATTAATTCTGGTAGCACCGTTCATCTCGTTGCATATCTGGTTTATGGACTGTCGATGATTTTACTCTTTCTCGCTTCAACACTCTACCACAGCTTTAATTTCACGCGTTTCAGAACCATCTTCCAATACGTCGATCATGCTGCTATTTATTTCTTAATTGCAGGATCATACACACCTTTTGCTCTCATTGCTCTAGAAGGCGTCCAAGCACAGATACTTCTTCTGGCCGTTTGGGGAATCGCACTTTTAGGAGTTATCTTGAAAATATTTTTCGTTGGAAGGTTTAACAAAATCTCAACCGTCCTCTACTTATGCATGGGCTGGTTAGCCATTTTTCTTATTAAACCAATCAGTCTTCATTTGGGAACACCTGGCCTCATTCTTTTAATTTTAGGAGGCTTGGCTTATAGCTTAGGAACTATCTTTTATAGTAAAAATCACCTAGCCTATATGCATGTCATTTGGCACCTATTTGTTTTAGCTGGTGCTGCTTTCCACTATTTTACCATCTTGCTTTACGTTTAA
- a CDS encoding thymidylate synthase: MTKQYLELAQTILDHGIEKGDRTGTGTKSIFGYQMRFDLQKGFPLLTTKKTAFGLIKSELLWFLKGDTNIRYLLENKNHIWDEWAFERYIATDAYQGPDMTDFGRRSLEDASFKNLYQEQMAIFREKILTDDDFSKTYGELGNIYGSQWRNWKTSQGETIDQIKDVIEMIKKNPDSRRLIVSAWNPEDVPNMALPPCHTLFQFYVAEGKLSCQLYQRSADVFLGVPFNIASYALLTHLIANETGLEVGDFVHTMGDAHLYLNHMDQIKEQLTRETYALPELIIHSPEKSIFDMDKEDIGIKAYKSHPRIKAPIAV; encoded by the coding sequence ATGACAAAACAATATTTAGAATTAGCACAAACAATATTAGACCATGGTATTGAAAAAGGAGACCGCACAGGTACAGGCACGAAAAGTATATTTGGTTATCAGATGCGTTTTGATCTGCAAAAAGGATTTCCTTTGCTTACAACGAAAAAAACAGCTTTTGGGCTGATTAAAAGTGAATTACTATGGTTCTTAAAAGGTGATACAAATATCCGTTACCTGTTAGAGAATAAAAACCATATCTGGGATGAGTGGGCATTTGAACGTTATATTGCAACTGACGCTTATCAAGGACCGGATATGACGGACTTTGGAAGACGCTCCCTTGAAGATGCTTCTTTTAAGAATCTTTATCAAGAGCAAATGGCAATTTTTAGAGAAAAAATTTTAACAGATGATGACTTTTCTAAAACTTATGGTGAGCTAGGTAATATTTATGGCTCACAATGGCGTAACTGGAAAACCAGTCAAGGTGAAACGATTGATCAAATTAAAGACGTCATTGAAATGATTAAAAAAAATCCGGATTCGCGTCGTTTGATTGTTTCTGCCTGGAACCCAGAAGATGTTCCAAATATGGCTTTACCGCCTTGCCATACACTTTTTCAATTTTATGTTGCAGAAGGTAAGCTAAGTTGTCAGCTTTATCAACGAAGTGCAGATGTATTCTTAGGAGTTCCTTTTAATATTGCAAGTTATGCTTTGTTAACCCATTTAATTGCAAATGAAACAGGCTTAGAAGTGGGCGATTTTGTTCACACAATGGGAGATGCTCATCTTTATTTAAACCATATGGACCAAATAAAAGAACAATTAACACGTGAAACTTACGCATTACCGGAACTTATTATCCATAGTCCTGAAAAATCTATTTTTGATATGGATAAAGAAGACATCGGCATAAAGGCTTACAAGAGTCATCCACGTATAAAAGCACCGATAGCAGTATAA
- a CDS encoding dihydrofolate reductase codes for MIILIWAEDETGAIGKDGHLPWRLPNDMRFFKETTTGHAIVMGRKTFQSMNERPLPNRDNYVLTRQADYKKSGVHIIQDIKDLPHERDVYVIGGSEIYKLFLPMADVLIRTKIVGDFSGDTFFPEVDWNQWQLTEEIIGQEDDRNKYAHSFQTFHRK; via the coding sequence ATGATTATATTAATTTGGGCTGAAGATGAAACGGGCGCAATTGGTAAAGATGGTCATCTTCCTTGGCGTTTACCCAATGACATGCGCTTTTTCAAAGAAACAACTACTGGGCATGCCATCGTGATGGGAAGGAAAACGTTTCAAAGTATGAATGAGCGACCATTACCGAATCGTGACAACTATGTTCTGACGCGACAAGCTGATTATAAAAAATCGGGTGTACATATTATTCAGGACATAAAAGATTTACCACATGAAAGAGATGTATATGTTATCGGTGGGAGTGAAATTTACAAACTTTTTTTACCTATGGCTGATGTATTAATAAGGACAAAAATTGTTGGTGATTTTTCGGGAGATACTTTCTTTCCCGAAGTAGATTGGAATCAGTGGCAATTAACTGAAGAAATAATAGGACAAGAAGACGATAGAAATAAATATGCTCACTCTTTTCAAACATTTCACAGAAAATAA
- a CDS encoding YozE family protein, which yields MDLQFYQFAMTFRDPYKTDSLTKLANRLDKDTGFPRNHSDYHILSDYLELSGEYEAHLDDFDEMYQLYKERKQA from the coding sequence ATGGATTTACAATTTTATCAATTTGCCATGACTTTTCGAGATCCCTATAAGACCGATTCCTTAACCAAATTAGCGAATCGCTTAGACAAAGATACAGGTTTTCCTCGGAACCACTCTGATTATCATATATTATCCGATTACCTTGAATTAAGTGGTGAATACGAAGCTCATCTCGATGATTTTGATGAAATGTATCAGCTTTATAAAGAACGGAAACAAGCGTAA